Proteins from one Setaria italica strain Yugu1 chromosome V, Setaria_italica_v2.0, whole genome shotgun sequence genomic window:
- the LOC101768287 gene encoding remodeling and spacing factor 1 yields the protein MVRKGSEVSASKSYPLRSSHSSGRVLRSALTKDNKACSDPQNDSAAAQSAVKKRKNGSPSVSPNNSVRMLRSASKNKNDACSEPLNDKTTAKPAAKKRKNASPLQVGSPSNTVRVLRSALKNKDEACSERTTNRTAGDPAANKRKNVSPSKLGSPGSSARVLRSASKYKDETCTEPSVEPAADRKKIASPSKVGSPNDTVRVLRSALKNKNEACTEPLNDSIVGQPTAKRRKSGSPLKMASPFSSARVLRSTSERKNEAFNEISNDNTAAQPASGKRKGRTPLKTDSPKIGVRVLRSASGKKNEACSEPVNDSTSAQTAVRKRKSCRPSKDRSPKKDYVKICQRVRYILNRMNYQQSFIQAYASEGWKGQSLEKIRPEKELERAKAEILQCKLRIREAFRNMDLVLSEGKLEESLFDSAGEISSEDIFCAICGSKDVTLQNDIILCDGACDRGFHQNCLKPPLLTEDIPPGDEGWLCPACVCKADSIDALNELQGSKLSIHDSWEKVFPEAASLANGSKQVVASDLPPDHIEDSDYNPALAEEDMMNEDRFSAEDDRKGDDLGLPSEDSEDDDFDPAGPDSSEDQKYELNSEESDFTSDSDDFCAEIAKSCGQDEVSASPLLDVLNSTGRMKIRAVGNQSNEEISNHAFIDMELEQGTVLPISSRRQVERLDYKKLYNEAYGKESSKSSDDEEWSGKELLEGSETDSLGEQLQPAKRCSRRAPAGQQNNEHTPQRERLRGSESEQQTEVLRSNGSSSTGRKFGPIVTQKLKVHFEKDPYPGRVTKENLAQELGLTFNQVCRWFSSTRHYSRVASAKNEKHQDNHTSENNDSTNADSMQTHAGVMEKLTADRSVIVPEKPTMQNNLNQCNKEDMPLSGTEIEMESYGQESSDSSDEEWSAFSTPRKSRLQDNETASPVESLLPPKRCSRRTPAREQNNEHTPQSEQLTGSASEHRTEVLCSNSSSSKASKHHFGPIVSQKLKAHFEKDPYPSRATKESLAQELGLTFNQVSKWFSATRYYSRGAAAKNKKHPGKNTTENDNSLSFDGVEVREPNIVLMEKPAADINDTISEKLMIQINLNEDIEEDIPPSQYTRCEERATMTPTAISTEVGPPGYGPGENFLQVSSRNTSCEQNVIMTPPAILREVGPPGYVRGENQGNNAPRNMSCEQGVFTSPTTITREIGPPGYGPEENQGSGISWNMSCEQGVFMSSPTISREAGPPGYGSRENQGSGTSWNTSCEQGMFINPATISREAGPPGYGPGEKHGNGTSPNTSCELRMFTSPTTISREVGLPGNEPGEDQDNGTSWNMSYKKGVFPTAIEVVPPGFGPGENQDYGTARNIRCEQRMYTSPTTIPREVGLPGYGGENQSNGASWSTCYEQGVFTSPTAISREIGPPGYGPGENQGNITLWTTSCKQRMFANHTTVSSEGGPPGYSIIENQGTGGSRNIDLEQRAVVTPGTISREVFPPGYGPGENQDSGASGNVGSPQGRSAQKVEFSDEARKKAIQRELRRRQKFR from the exons ATGGTAAGGAAAGGCTCAGAAGTGTCAGCAAGTAAAAGCTATCCCTTGAGATCCTCGCATAGTAGCGGCAGAGTTCTTCGCTCTGCTTTGACCAAGGATAATAAGGCATGTAGTGATCCTCAAAATGATAGTGCTGCAGCCCAATCAGctgtgaaaaaaagaaaaaatggcaGCCCGTCGGTTAGCCCCAACAACAGTGTCAGGATGCTTCGCTCTGCGTCAAAAAATAAGAATGATGCATGTAGCGAGCCTTTAAATGACAAGACCACTGCTAAGCCAGctgcaaagaaaagaaaaaatgccAGTCCCTTGCAGGTGGGAAGTCCCAGCAACACCGTCAGGGTGCTTCGCTCTGCGTTAAAAAATAAGGACGAGGCATGTAGCGAGCGTACAACTAACAGGACCGCTGGTGATCCAGctgcaaataaaagaaaaaatgtcAGTCCCTCAAAGCTGGGAAGTCCCGGTAGCAGTGCCAGGGTTCTTCGATCTGCCTCAAAATATAAGGATGAGACATGTACGGAGCCTTCTGTTGAACCAGCTGCAGATAGGAAGAAAATTGCCAGTCCTTCTAAGGTGGGAAGTCCCAATGACACTGTCAGAGTGCTTCGCTCTGCCTTAAAGAATAAGAACGAGGCATGTACTGAACCTCTAAATGATAGCATTGTTGGTCAACCAactgcaaaaagaagaaaaagtggcAGTCCGTTGAAGATGGCAAGCCCTTTTAGCAGTGCTAGGGTGCTTCGCTCTACCTCAGAAAGGAAGAACGAGGCATTCAATGAGATTTCAAATGATAATACTGCTGCTCAACCTGCttcagggaaaagaaaaggtaggACACCTTTAAAGACAGATAGCCCGAAGATTGGTGTCAGGGTGCTTCGCTCTGCCTCAGGAAAGAAGAATGAGGCATGTAGTGAGCCTGTAAATGATAGTACCTCTGCTCAAACAGcagtgagaaaaagaaaaagttgcCGACCCTCGAAGGATCGCAGTCCCAAGAAGGACTATGTAAAAATTTGTCAAAGAGTTAGATATATATTGAATCGAATGAACTATCAACAAAGCTTTATTCAGGCTTATGCCAGTGAAGGTTGGAAAGGTCAAAG TTTGGAAAAAATAAGACCAGAGAAGGAGCTTGAACGAGCCAAAGCAGAAATCCTACAATGCAAGCTAAGAATCCGGGAAGCTTTTCGGAATATGGACCTTGTTTTATCCGAAGGGAAGCTTGAAGAATCTTTGTTTGATTCTGCAGGAGAAATTTCCAGTGAAGAT ATTTTTTGTGCCATATGTGGTTCAAAGGATGTGACTTTACAAAATGACATCATTCTTTGTGATGGAGCCTGTGACAGAGGGTTCCACCAGAACTGTTTGAAGCCTCCCTTGCTAACTGAAGATA TACCTCCGGGTGATGAAGGATGGCTGTGCCCTGCATGCGTGTGCAAAGCAGACTCTATAGATGCACTTAATGAACTCCAAGGAAGCAAACTCTCTATTCATGACTCGTGGGAG AAAGTTTTCCCTGAGGCAGCTTCACTTGCAAATGGTTCTAAACAAGTTGTTGCTTCCGATCTGCCACCCGATCATATAGAGGACAGTGATTACAACCCTGCATTGGCTGAAGAGGACATGATGAATGAAGACAGGTTTTCTGCAGAGGATGATCGCAAAG GGGATGACCTTGGTTTGCCTTCGGAGGACTCAGAGGACGATGACTTTGATCCAGCAGGTCCAGATTCTAGTGAAGACCAAAAATATGAATTGAACTCAGAAGAATCAGATTTCACATCCGACTCTGATGATTTTTGTGCTGAGATTGCTAAATCTTGCGGCCAGGATGAAGTCTCAGCATCTCCATTATTAGATGTGTTAAACAGTACTGGTAGAATGAAAATCAGGGCTGTTGGTAACCAGTCAAATGAAGAAATATCCAATCATGCATTTATAGACATGGAGCTAGAGCAAGGCACGGTGCTACCAATTTCAAGTAGGCGGCAGGTTGAACGGTTGGATTACAAAAAACTATACAAT GAGGCATATGGAAAAGAATCATCTAAATCAAGTGATGATGAAGAGTGGTCTGGAAAAGAACTATTAGAAGGCAGCGAAACAGATTCACTTGGTGAGCAACTTCAGCCTGCAAAACGGTGCTCTAGAAGAGCACCAGCAGGGCAACAGAATAATGAACATACACCACAGAGGGAGCGGCTTCGTGGTTCTGAAAGTGAGCAGCAAACTGAAGTTCTTCGCTCCAATGGCAGCAGTAGCACTGGACGGAAGTTTGGTCCTATAGTAACCCAG AAATTGAAGGTACATTTTGAGAAAGATCCATATCCTGGTCGCGTGACAAAAGAAAATCTGGCACAAGAACTAGGATTGACATTCAATCAG GTCTGCAGATGGTTCTCTAGTACTCGTCATTATTCAAGGGTTGCTTCTGCCAAGAACGAAAAGCATCAGGACAACCATACTAGTGAGAATAATGACAGCACAAATGCGGATAGCATGCAAACCCATGCTGGGGTGATGGAAAAGTTGACTGCGGATAGAAGTGTCATTGTTCCTGAAAAACCGACGATGCAGAATAATCTTAACCAATGTAACAAAGAAGATATGCCACTTTCTGGAACAGAAATTGAGATG GAGTCGTATGGGCAAGAATCATCAGACTCGAGTGATGAAGAGTGGTCTGCATTTAGCACACCACGGAAGTCAAGATTACAAGACAATGAAACAGCATCACCTGTTGAGTCACTTCTCCCTCCAAAACGGTGTTCTAGAAGAACACCAGCTAGAGAGCAGAATAATGAACATACTCCTCAGAGTGAGCAGCTTACAGGTTCTGCAAGTGAGCATCGAACTGAAGTTCTTTGCTCCAATAGCAGCAGTAGCAAAGCCTCCAAACATCATTTTGGTCCTATAGTTAGTCAG AAGCTGAAGGCACATTTTGAAAAAGATCCATATCCTAGTCGTGCAACAAAAGAGAGTCTGGCACAAGAGCTAGGACTGACATTTAATCAG GTCAGTAAATGGTTTTCTGCTACTCGTTATTATTCAAGAGGTGCTGCTGCCAAGAATAAAAAACATCCGGGGAAAAATACTACAGAGAATGATAATAGCTTATCCTTTGATGGTGTTGAAGTAAGAGAACCCAATATCGTGTTGATGGAAAAACCGGCTGCAGATATAAATGACACGATTTCTGAAAAATTGATGATCCAAATTAATCTCAATGAAGATATTGAAGAAGATATCCCACCCAGTCAATATACCAGGTGTGAAGAGAGAGCTACTATGACTCCCACTGCCATCTCAACGGAAGTTGGCCCGCCGGGATATGGGCCTGGAGAAAACTTTCTTCAGGTCAGTTCAAGGAATACTAGCTGTGAGCAGAATGTGATAATGACTCCTCCTGCCATCTTAAGAGAAGTTGGTCCACCAGGATATGTGCGTGGAGAAAACCAGGGCAATAATGCTCCAAGGAATATGAGCTGCGAGCAAGGAGTGTTTACGAGTCCTACAACTATCACAAGAGAAATCGGTCCTCCAGGATATGGGCCTGAAGAAAACCAAGGCAGTGGCATTTCGTGGAATATGAGCTGCGAGCAAGGAGTGTTTATGAGTTCTCCGACCATATCAAGAGAAGCCGGTCCACCAGGATATGGATCTCGAGAAAACCAGGGCAGTGGCACTTCGTGGAATACAAGCTGTGAGCAGGGAATGTTTATTAATCCTGCAACCATCTCAAGAGAAGCTGGTCCGCCAGGATATGGGCCTGGAGAAAAGCACGGTAATGGCACTTCACCGAATACGAGCTGCGAGTTGAGGATGTTTACAAGTCCTACGACCATCTCCAGAGAGGTCGGCCTGCCAGGGAATGAACCTGGAGAAGACCAGGACAATGGCACTTCATGGAATATGAGCTACAAGAAGGGAGTATTTCCCACAGCCATAGAAGTTGTTCCTCCAGGATTTGGGCCTGGAGAAAACCAGGACTATGGCACTGCACGGAATATAAGGTGTGAGCAGAGAATGTATACGAGTCCTACGACCATTCCCAGAGAAGTCGGACTGCCAGGATATGGGGGAGAAAATCAGAGCAATGGTGCTTCTTGGAGTACGTGTTATGAGCAGGGAGTGTTTACAAGTCCTACGGCCATCTCAAGAGAAATTGGTCCTCCAGGATATGGGCCTGGAGAAAATCAGGGCAATATTACCCTGTGGACTACAAGCTGCAAGCAGAGAATGTTTGCTAATCATACGACCGTCTCCAGCGAAGGTGGTCCGCCAGGATATAGCATTATAGAAAACCAGGGAACTGGTGGTTCAAGGAATATAGACTTGGAGCAGAGAGCAGTTGTGACTCCTGGCACCATCTCAAGAGAAGTCTTTCCACCAGGATACGGGCCTGGAGAAAACCAGGACAGTGGCGCTTCAGGGAATGTCGGGAGCCCACAAGGTAGGTCTGCACAGAAGGTCGAATTTTCAGATGAGGCTCGGAAGAAGGCTATACAGCGGGAGCTGAGGAGGAGACAGAAGTTCAGGTGA
- the LOC101768167 gene encoding early nodulin-like protein 1 yields MAASKAWSSAGAWLAIAVGLAAVVSSSEAYVFYAGGRDGWVLDPTESYNHWAGRNRFQVNDTIVFTHEEGVSSVLLVTEEDFDTCNTRSPVQRLEAVGGSGSGSSSVFRFDRSGPFFFISSDEDRCQKGQKLYIIVMAPRPPVAMAPALGPSQWTAFPPAGATAPPPLWASAPDLLGAPPPTAGASRSVGDAIVGSVVGVVGALVLCTML; encoded by the exons ATGGCGGCTTCCAAGGCGTGGTCATCGGCGGGGGCGTGGCTCGCGATCGCCGTGGGCTTGGCGGCCGTGGTCTCCTCGTCGGAGGCGTACGTCTTCtacgccggcggccgcgacggctGGGTCCTCGACCCCACCGAGAGCTACAACCACTGGGCCGGCCGCAACCGGTTCCAAGTGAACGACACCATCG TGTTCACGCACGAGGAGGGCGTCAGCTCGGTGCTGCTGGTGACCGAGGAGGACTTCGACACGTGCAACACGCGCAGCCCGGTCCAGCGGCTCGAAGccgtcggcggcagcggcagcggcagcagctcgGTGTTCAGGTTCGACCGGTCGGGCCCGTTCTTCTTCATCAGCAGCGACGAGGACCGGTGCCAGAAGGGCCAGAAGCTGTACATCATCGTGATGgcgcctcgcccgcccgtgGCCATGGCCCCGGCGCTCGGCCCTTCACAGTGGACGGCGTTCCCGCCGGCGGGCGCTACCGCGCCCCCGCCGCTGTGGGCGTCGGCGCCCGA CTTGCTGGGGGCGCCACCGCCGACGGCCGGCGCGTCACGGTCGGTCGGCGATGCGATCGTCGGCTCTGTGGTTGGGGTTGTAGGGGCTCTGGTGCTATGTACTATGCTGTAG
- the LOC101768689 gene encoding uncharacterized protein LOC101768689: protein MPLVLPDSPSPPLQRNKQPAKQMSGTSAASHRPSKPYPPPHAPRRLALNLTTPLVSLALLLLAAAALFLYSQTAARPYESRGEVPSLSSPTVEIFDGARAIWELPAAAPARAVLFVAHGCSCRPENFWPPSPRCPGCVGLPEDVAITDLALRRRFAVLAVGSAGECWSLRKEVNGAKRVIQSWAAKNGLEGLPVVALGASSGGYFVSRLAAKMSLAAVVIMIAEGAFGGAAGAPAAVYPPTMFIHMPKDRRRAALLERNSKMLMKNGVEVKELQSLELPLTPTLLSERITGLDRVLSEKIWTAFREEGFVDDEGYMKEDGRATPWKDALVKRGFWKEVSPLADHIQEELNLAYGYHEMTSLHADEMFNWIEKHLK, encoded by the coding sequence ATGCCACTCGTGCTGCCCGATTCACCATCCCCGCCGCTGCAGAGAAACAAGCAGCCGGCGAAGCAGATGAGCGGGACGAGTGCTGCCTCGCACCGGCCGAGCAAGCCGTATCCACCGCCCCACGCTCCGAGACGGTTAGCTCTGAATCTGACCACTCCCCTCGTGTCGCTGGCTCTGCtcttgctcgccgccgccgccttgttcCTCTACTCCCAGACCGCCGCCCGACCGTACGAGTCCCGAGGGGAGGTGCCGTCCCTCTCCTCCCCGACTGTGGAGATCTTCGACGGCGCGCGCGCCATCTGGGAGCTCcccgctgcggcgccggcgagggcagTCCTCTTCGTCGCCCACGGCTGCAGCTGCCGACCGGAGAACTTCTGGCCACCGTCCCCGCGCTGCCCGGGGTGCGTTGGACTGCCGGAAGACGTCGCCATCACGGACCTCGCTCTGCGGAGGCGGTTCGCGGTCCTGGCCGTTGGGAGCGCCGGGGAGTGCTGGTCGCTGAGAAAGGAGGTCAACGGCGCCAAGCGGGTGATCCAGTCCTGGGCTGCCAAGAACGGACTCGAAGGCCTGCCGGTTGTCGCCCTCGGCGCTTCCTCTGGCGGGTACTTCGTCTCCAGGCTCGCGGCCAAGATGAGCCTCGCTGCCGTCGTGATTATGATCGCCGAGGGCGCGTTCGGCGGGGCAGctggcgcgccggcggcggtatACCCGCCCACGATGTTCATCCACATGCCGAAAGACAGGCGGAGGGCGGCGCTGTTGGAGAGGAATTCGAAGATGCTGATGAAGAATGGCGTTGAGGTGAAGGAGCTCCAGAGCCTTGAGCTCCCTTTGACGCCGACGCTGCTGTCGGAGAGGATAACTGGGCTGGACCGCGTGCTATCAGAAAAGATCTGGACGGCGTTCAGGGAGGAAGGATTTGTTGATGATGAAGGGTATATGAAGGAGGATGGCCGGGCAACGCCATGGAAGGATGCATTGGTGAAGAGGGGGTTCTGGAAGGAGGTGTCTCCTTTGGCTGACCACATCCAGGAGGAGCTGAATCTTGCATATGGGTACCATGAGATGACGAGCTTGCACGCTGATGAGATGTTCAATTGGATTGAGAAGCACTTGAAATGA
- the LOC101769094 gene encoding uncharacterized protein LOC101769094 codes for MEMELQEADVLWPDAAHHRRHQHLAADPHPSHAAAVRRQSPPVRIPAMPAAEARPTRSYDDEDDDGMIVRRLASSGAEAGIVPPHVLAARRCPDEPRVASSVCVGHGRTLKGRDLRAVRNAVLHMTGFLSSSDKY; via the coding sequence ATGGAGATGGAGTTGCAGGAAGCCGACGTCCTGTGGCCGGACGctgcccaccaccgccgccaccagcacctCGCCGCAGACCCGCACCCATCGCACGCCGCGGCCGTCCGCCGGCAGTCGCCTCCCGTGCGCATCCCCGcgatgccggcggcggaggcgcgcccGACGCGCAgctacgacgacgaggacgacgatggcaTGATCGTGAGAAGACTAGCCTCATCAGGCGCGGAGGCGGGGATCGTGCCGCCGCACGTCCTGGCCGCGAGGCGGTGCCCGGACGAGCCGAGGGTGGCCTCGTCGGTGTGCGTGGGGCACGGGCGCACGCTCAAGGGCCGCGACCTCCGCGCCGTCCGCAACGCGGTGCTCCACATGACCGGGTTCCTCAGCAGCTCCGACAAGTACTGA
- the LOC101768574 gene encoding uncharacterized protein LOC101768574 — translation MDAMDEFQEADILWPDTTEDEQVVPFATTDMVMEEPYGATACSVSGVAPAFGRRRFEGLFLPGAAGPSSSAGARPDADDDEEEWQEADVMWPDTVGIVPRGGGRELLSPFSGRHVSPAAARRDRWRPAASSPIDIPTNVAARRRFNSGRR, via the coding sequence ATGGACGCCATGGATGAGTTCCAGGAAGCGGACATCCTGTGGCCAGACACCACGGAGGACGAGCAGGTGGTGCCCTTCGCGACCACGGACATGGTCATGGAGGAGCCGTACGGGGCCACGGCGTGCTCGGTGTCCGGCGTCGCGCCGGCGTTCGGGCGCCGCCGCTTCGAGGGGCTCttcctccccggcgccgccggcccgtcGTCATCGGCCGGCGCGAGACCTGacgcggacgacgacgaggaggagtggCAGGAGGCGGACGTGATGTGGCCGGACACTGTGGGCATCGTGCcgcgcgggggcgggcgggaaTTGCTGTCGCCGTTTTCCGGCCGGCACGTGAGTCCTGCCGCCGCTAGGCGTGACCGGTGGAGGCCGGCCGCGTCGTCCCCCATCGACATACCCACCAACGTCGCCGCGCGTCGTCGCTTTAATTCGGGACGGCGATGA